The Esox lucius isolate fEsoLuc1 chromosome 5, fEsoLuc1.pri, whole genome shotgun sequence genome includes a region encoding these proteins:
- the skap1 gene encoding src kinase-associated phosphoprotein 1 isoform X2 has protein sequence MGTVSDDVRRLLKDCALFVSEILQDENLSKHARETRDILLNNFRVCHNRNPEVFPFISEFRQEDSSDDNRSSSLGRSAPSDDLSVASDYQDDGSPEYFDEMEVVAAQDLSNILKQGYLEKKRRDHSFFSLEWQRRWCVLNNTIFYYFGSEKDKQQKGSFYINGYSAELVANLRKDSKKNACFEMTAPGKRTYQFTASSPREAKEWVDQINFVLKDLSSSFIPFDDDEEEEEEEGEETYDDIEGVTSSRPTAGPVRDKASRGVQENWRSRRQDGEDKEEEEEEDDIYEKLPDSDFAESFEDVSEQSAKSDFANYYQGLWDCEADETDELAFQRGDLIYVISKEYNIHGWWVGELNGTVGIVPKDFLQPAYIL, from the exons ATGGGGACAGTCTCTGATGATGTTAGGAGGCTTTTGAAAG ACTGTGCGCTGTTCGTGTCAGAGATCCTTCAAGATGAGAACCTCAGTAAACATGCCAGAGAAACACGGGACATCTTACTCAATAACTTCAGGGTGTGCCACAACAG GAATCCTGAGGTGTTTCCCTTCATAT CTGAGTTCAGGCAGGAGGACAGTTCAGATGATAACCGTAGCTCCAGTCTGGGCCGCTCTGCCCCATCAGATGACCTGTCAGTGGCCTCCGACTACCAGGACGACGGCTCCCCTGAGT ATTTTGATGAGATGGAAGTGGTGGCAGCCCAGGATCTCAGTAACATCTTGAAACAAGGCTACCTGGAGAAGAAACGACGTG ATCACAGCTTCTTCAGCTTAGAATGGCAAAGGCGATGGTGTGTCCTCAATAACACCATATTCTACTACTTTGGGAGTGAGAAAG ACAAGCAGCAGAAGGGCTCGTTCTACATCAACGGCTACAGTGCCGAGCTGGTGGCCAACCTACGTAAAGACTCCAAGAAGAATGCCTGCTTTGAAATGACCGCCCCTGGCAAGCGAACCTATCAG TTCACTGCTAGCAGTCCGCGAGAGGCCAAGGAATGGGTGGACCAGATCAACTTCGTCCTGAAGG ATCTGAGTTCCAGCTTCATCCCCTTTGATGacgatgaggaagaggaggaggaagaaggagaggagacCTATGATGATATTGAGGGGGTGACCAGCTCTCGGCCCACTGCTGGCCCGGTCCGTGACAAAGCCTCTCGGGGTGTCCAGGAAAACTGGAGGTCCAGGAGGCAGGACGGGGAGGataaagaagaggaggaggaagaggacgatATCTATGAGAAGCTCCCAG ATAGTGACTTTGCAGAATCTTTTGAGGATGTTAGTGAGCAGAGTGCAAAATCAG ACTTTGCCAACTACTACCAGGGCCTGTGGGACTGTGAGGCCGACGAGACGGATGAGCTGGCCTTCCAGAGAGGGGACCTCATCTACGTCATCAGTAAG GAGTATAACATTCATGGCTGGTGGGTTGGAGAGCTGAACGGCACAGTTGGTATTGTCCCCAAAGACTTCCTCCAGCCTGCCTACATCCTTTGA
- the skap1 gene encoding src kinase-associated phosphoprotein 1 isoform X1 has product MLYECQVVTGNNFVHCALFVSEILQDENLSKHARETRDILLNNFRVCHNRNPEVFPFISEFRQEDSSDDNRSSSLGRSAPSDDLSVASDYQDDGSPEYFDEMEVVAAQDLSNILKQGYLEKKRRDHSFFSLEWQRRWCVLNNTIFYYFGSEKDKQQKGSFYINGYSAELVANLRKDSKKNACFEMTAPGKRTYQFTASSPREAKEWVDQINFVLKDLSSSFIPFDDDEEEEEEEGEETYDDIEGVTSSRPTAGPVRDKASRGVQENWRSRRQDGEDKEEEEEEDDIYEKLPDSDFAESFEDVSEQSAKSDFANYYQGLWDCEADETDELAFQRGDLIYVISKEYNIHGWWVGELNGTVGIVPKDFLQPAYIL; this is encoded by the exons ATGTTGTATGAATGCCAGGTCGTCACTGGCAATAATTTTGTAC ACTGTGCGCTGTTCGTGTCAGAGATCCTTCAAGATGAGAACCTCAGTAAACATGCCAGAGAAACACGGGACATCTTACTCAATAACTTCAGGGTGTGCCACAACAG GAATCCTGAGGTGTTTCCCTTCATAT CTGAGTTCAGGCAGGAGGACAGTTCAGATGATAACCGTAGCTCCAGTCTGGGCCGCTCTGCCCCATCAGATGACCTGTCAGTGGCCTCCGACTACCAGGACGACGGCTCCCCTGAGT ATTTTGATGAGATGGAAGTGGTGGCAGCCCAGGATCTCAGTAACATCTTGAAACAAGGCTACCTGGAGAAGAAACGACGTG ATCACAGCTTCTTCAGCTTAGAATGGCAAAGGCGATGGTGTGTCCTCAATAACACCATATTCTACTACTTTGGGAGTGAGAAAG ACAAGCAGCAGAAGGGCTCGTTCTACATCAACGGCTACAGTGCCGAGCTGGTGGCCAACCTACGTAAAGACTCCAAGAAGAATGCCTGCTTTGAAATGACCGCCCCTGGCAAGCGAACCTATCAG TTCACTGCTAGCAGTCCGCGAGAGGCCAAGGAATGGGTGGACCAGATCAACTTCGTCCTGAAGG ATCTGAGTTCCAGCTTCATCCCCTTTGATGacgatgaggaagaggaggaggaagaaggagaggagacCTATGATGATATTGAGGGGGTGACCAGCTCTCGGCCCACTGCTGGCCCGGTCCGTGACAAAGCCTCTCGGGGTGTCCAGGAAAACTGGAGGTCCAGGAGGCAGGACGGGGAGGataaagaagaggaggaggaagaggacgatATCTATGAGAAGCTCCCAG ATAGTGACTTTGCAGAATCTTTTGAGGATGTTAGTGAGCAGAGTGCAAAATCAG ACTTTGCCAACTACTACCAGGGCCTGTGGGACTGTGAGGCCGACGAGACGGATGAGCTGGCCTTCCAGAGAGGGGACCTCATCTACGTCATCAGTAAG GAGTATAACATTCATGGCTGGTGGGTTGGAGAGCTGAACGGCACAGTTGGTATTGTCCCCAAAGACTTCCTCCAGCCTGCCTACATCCTTTGA